A window of the Garra rufa chromosome 10, GarRuf1.0, whole genome shotgun sequence genome harbors these coding sequences:
- the thap4 gene encoding peroxynitrite isomerase THAP4: MSCPFNHSAELNPAVLPLDWLLGTWQSDEPGEGSFPSITPFRYTETLHFSHVGQPVINFMFNAFHAESKKPLHRECGFIRLQPGSNRVAFIIAQNSGLVEIEEGELTGQQLTLHSTALARTSFAKQPYVQQISRHIQLKPDGRLEQAVSMALEGQPLTQHLHITYRRTD, encoded by the exons ATGTCATGCCCATTCAATCATTCTG CGGAGCTGAATCCCGCAGTGCTGCCGCTGGACTGGCTCCTGGGAACCTGGCAGTCCGATGAGCCAGGAGAGGGATCCTTCCCCTCCATCACACCTTTTCGCTACACAGAGACTCTACATTTCTCACATGTAGGACAGCCCGTGATCAATTTTAT GTTTAATGCATTTCATGCTGAGAGCAAAAAGCCACTTCACAGGGAGTGTGGATTCATCAGGCTTCAGCCAGGCTCCAACAGGGTGGCCTTCATCATCGCACAGAACTCAG GTCTTGTGGAGATTGAGGAGGGGGAGCTCACTGGACAGCAGCTGACTCTGCACAGCACTGCCCTGGCTAGAACATCTTTTGCCAAGCAGCCTTACGTTCAACAG ATCTCCAGGCACATCCAGTTGAAGCCGGACGGAAGGCTGGAACAGGCAGTCTCTATGGCACTGGAAGGACAGCCTCTGACACAGCACTTGCACATCACCTACCGCCGGACTGATTAA
- the LOC141344541 gene encoding F-box only protein 15: MAAGLGEFLRSLRQGLMKGEQNTPTRGHAQVGEFARARRRKDHETSMPTPLQREPCKTRFVSDHCTKGSHGNYLERLPSEIILKILSFLDASSLFNISFVNKRFHDLANSNALWSVLYSSEIKKKKWRPRVMLVTEVVSSTVVEDKPAGYWKKLLLKEMAGYKDTLWKTELRHLNPHTGMPALTEDVLRRLHIQWEITLTYKNGRESVYKQTHTFFEDSSVTVCWNQGFWPYMFNLNSLQLHGIMCPATPAPGDKPRWRSLIRKTSLQRNVHWSFFGADRLVKMLLFDKGIIIGLWRGNWKIAFIMINLHFHKLIERSLLGSRFCPYMPAEDNAVDPDCSRHGYTLHIVLHNPVRRIMSQRFSPLYTRRVMSQAEIVQLIAINFANVSEHVPVAKISLPWQAEGLQGDVERCCMMTLTVLDEAQRPFWCASTTVKMYSRQRVLDLEYEGEQFIMLYEDAEGKVRMTFVWMEEFQHYFLVELVAMFPAAKVKRHFRGEC, encoded by the exons ATGGCTGCTGGTCTTGGCGAGTTTCTGCGTAGTTTAAGACAAGGCCTTATGAAAGGTGAACAAAATACACCTACACGTGGACATGCTCAAGTTGGGGAATTTGCTCGTGCGAGAAG GCGAAAGGATCATGAAACCTCCATGCCGACGCCTTTGCAACGTGAACCGTGTAAAACTCGGTTTGTGTCTGATCATTGCACTAAGGGCAGCCATGGGAATTATTTGGAGAG ATTGCCTTCTGAGATCATCTTGAAGATCCTTTCCTTCCTGGATGCCTCCTCTCTGTTCAACATCAGCTTTGTCAACAAGCGGTTTCATGATTTGGCTAACAGCAA TGCTTTGTGGTCTGTGTTGTATTCTTCTGAGATTAAAAAGAAAAAGTGGAGACCTCGAGTGATGCTGGTGACAGAAGTTGTGAGCAGCACAGTTGTGGAAGACAAGCCTGCTGGATACTGGAAGAAGCTGCTACTCAAGGAGATGGCCGGCTACAAGGACACCCTGTGGAAAACAGAGCTGAGACACTTGAACCCGCACACGGGCATGCCAGCTCTGACAGAGGATGTTCTCAG GAGGTTGCACATTCAGTGGGAGATCACACTCACATATAAGAATGGACGGGAAAGTGTCTATAAGCAGACGCACACTTTCTTTGAAGATTCGTCAGTTACAGTGTGCTGGAACCAAGGGTTCTGGCCGTACATGTTCAATCTTAATAGCCTGCAGCTTCATGGAATAATGTGTCCAGCTACACCAGCTCCAGGAGACAA GCCAAGGTGGCGCTCTCTGATTCGCAAGACAAGTTTGCAAAGAAATGTTCACTGGTCATTCTTTGGTGCTGACAGGCTGGTGAAGATGTTGCTTTTTGATAAAGGGATCATCATCGGACTCTGGAGG GGCAACTGGAAAATTGCCTTCATCATGATCAACCTGCACTTCCACAAACTGATTGAAAGAAGTCTCCTTGGGTCAAGATTTTG TCCCTACATGCCCGCAGAGGACAATGCTGTGGACCCTGACTGTAGCCGCCATGGATACACTCTGCACATTGTGCTTCACAATCCAGTTCGGCGAATCATGTCACAGCGTTTTTCCCCACTTTACACCAGAAGAG TGATGTCGCAAGCGGAAATTGTGCAATTGATCGCCATTAATTTCGCAAATGTTTCTGAGCACGTGCCTGTGGCGAAGATCAGTCTTCCGTGGCAAGCAGAGGGATTGCAGGGAGATGTTGAG CGTTGCTGCATGATGACTCTGACGGTGCTGGATGAGGCTCAGCGTCCCTTCTGGTGTGCGAGTACTACTGTAAAGATGTACAGTAGACAAAGAGTGCTGGACTTGGAGTATGAAGGTGAGCAGTTCATCATGCTTTACGAGGATGCTGAGGGGAAGGTCAGAATGACCTTTGTGTGGATGGAGGAATTTCAGCACTACTTCTTGGTGGAATTAGTTGCCATGTTCCCAGCAGCCAAAGTGAAAAGGCACTTTCGGGGCGAGTGTTGA
- the bokb gene encoding bcl-2-related ovarian killer protein homolog B, producing MFCSCQTNMRHMNVFERSSVFAAEMMEVFDRTPTEKEFVCQSKELCRDFIHSRLIREGLSWSKVESDLPEPHGALADVSIVLLKLGDELECMRPYVYRNIAKQLNISVAVEAVVSDAFLSVATEIIVMGITWGKVVAIYAVAAGLAVDCVRQGHPVVVHAIVDSLGEFVHRNLVPWLRKRGGWGDILKCVVNMDSRARAHWLSTAVFTWRQFLKAMYIYLTK from the exons ATGTTTTGCTCGTGTCAAACAAACATGCGGCACATGAACGTGTTTGAGCGCTCCTCCGTGTTCGCCGCGGAGATGATGGAGGTGTTTGACCGGACTCCCACGGAAAAGGAATTCGTCTGTCAGTCTAAGGAACTTTGTAGAGACTTCATTCACTCCAGACTCATAAGGGAAGGACTGAGTTGGTCAAAAGTCGAGTCTGACCTGCCTGAGCCACACGGAGCTCTTGCGGATGTATCTATAGTGCTGCTAAAACTGG GTGATGAACTGGAGTGTATGCGTCCATATGTGTATCGTAATATCGCAAAGCAGCTGAACATCAGTGTAGCAGTGGAGGCTGTGGTGTCAGATGCATTTCTCTCTGTAGCAACAGAGATCATAGTCATGG GTATCACATGGGGCAAAGTGGTGGCCATCTACGCTGTAGCAGCTGGGCTGGCGGTGGACTGTGTGCGTCAGGGCCATCCAGTCGTGGTGCATGCCATAGTGGACAGTCTGGGAGAGTTTGTGCATAGGAATCTGGTCCCATGGCTCAGAAAGAGAGGAGGATGG GGGGACATTTTAAAATGCGTGGTGAACATGGACTCTAGAGCTCGTGCCCACTGGTTATCAACAGCTGTGTTCACATGGAGGCAGTTCTTAAAGGCCATGTACATCTACCTAACTAAATAG